In one Thioclava sp. ES.031 genomic region, the following are encoded:
- a CDS encoding pyridoxal-phosphate dependent enzyme, giving the protein MPIIIDNPWRGDGLDPDGVMPIADAAGVASLLARCPAHHETPLRAAPEIAERAGVGEVWIKDERERMGLGSFKALGAVHAIAREAAARAEGDDLQTALAGETYVAASAGNHGLSVAAGARIFGARAIIYLAETVPAAFAARLEARGAEVVRAGAEYQASMEAAETAAAENGWTLLSDSSWEGYVELPLRVMEGYTQLAAEAVAQIDAPPTHILLQAGVGGLAAAVAAHARLAWGDGPEIIVVEPDAAPALIESIRAGHLVSTEGPVSAMGRLDCKTPSMVALAGLSRDADRFATITEAEAQSGVDILAAHGLATTPSGGAGLAALLAGLSLGPEARVLAILSEGPEDG; this is encoded by the coding sequence ATGCCGATCATCATAGACAATCCCTGGCGCGGCGACGGGCTCGACCCGGACGGCGTCATGCCAATTGCCGATGCGGCGGGCGTGGCCAGCCTGCTTGCGCGCTGTCCGGCACATCACGAGACCCCGCTGCGCGCGGCGCCCGAGATTGCGGAGCGCGCCGGGGTCGGCGAGGTCTGGATCAAGGACGAGCGCGAGCGCATGGGGCTGGGCAGCTTCAAGGCGCTGGGCGCGGTCCATGCGATCGCCCGGGAGGCCGCGGCGCGCGCCGAGGGCGACGACCTGCAAACGGCCCTCGCCGGTGAGACCTATGTCGCGGCCAGCGCAGGCAATCACGGCCTCTCGGTCGCGGCAGGCGCGCGGATATTCGGGGCCCGCGCGATCATCTATCTGGCCGAGACCGTGCCTGCCGCCTTCGCCGCGCGGTTGGAGGCACGCGGGGCCGAGGTCGTGCGCGCTGGCGCGGAGTATCAAGCGAGCATGGAGGCCGCCGAGACGGCCGCCGCGGAGAATGGCTGGACGCTTCTGTCGGACAGCTCGTGGGAGGGCTATGTCGAACTGCCGCTGCGGGTGATGGAGGGCTACACCCAGCTTGCCGCCGAGGCCGTCGCGCAGATCGACGCGCCGCCCACCCACATCCTGCTGCAGGCGGGGGTCGGTGGTCTGGCGGCCGCGGTCGCGGCGCATGCGCGGCTGGCTTGGGGCGACGGGCCTGAGATCATCGTGGTCGAACCCGATGCGGCGCCTGCGCTGATCGAGAGCATTCGCGCAGGGCATCTGGTGAGCACGGAAGGGCCGGTTTCCGCGATGGGGCGGCTCGATTGCAAGACGCCTTCGATGGTGGCGCTGGCGGGTCTGTCGCGCGACGCGGATCGCTTCGCCACGATCACCGAAGCCGAGGCGCAGTCCGGCGTCGACATCCTCGCCGCACACGGGCTGGCCACGACGCCTTCGGGCGGGGCCGGGCTGGCGGCTCTGCTTGCCGGGCTGTCGCTGGGCCCCGAGGCGCGCGTGCTGGCGATCCTCAGCGAAGGCCCGGAAGATGGCTGA